One window from the genome of Echinicola vietnamensis DSM 17526 encodes:
- the pyrE gene encoding orotate phosphoribosyltransferase has product MELHSKEIAAAVARKLLDIKAIRLQPKQPFTWASGWKSPIYCDNRLSLSFPEARTFIKEKLVEVIKKHFPNAEGIAGVATAGIPQGALIAEEMGLPFIYVRSKPKGHGMENMIEGKVTKGQKVVVIEDLVSTGGSSLKAVEALKASGFDVLGMAAIFTYGFEIARQNFENAELKLICLSDYEAMLPQAIENNYASDEDLQSLAEWRKSPDTWEKE; this is encoded by the coding sequence ATGGAATTACACAGCAAAGAAATAGCGGCAGCTGTCGCACGGAAATTACTGGACATTAAAGCCATTCGCCTTCAGCCAAAACAACCCTTTACTTGGGCCTCAGGCTGGAAATCACCTATTTATTGCGATAACCGCCTGTCCCTTTCCTTCCCTGAAGCCCGGACTTTCATTAAGGAGAAATTAGTGGAAGTCATCAAAAAACACTTCCCCAATGCCGAAGGCATCGCTGGGGTGGCCACAGCAGGAATCCCCCAAGGAGCACTGATTGCAGAAGAAATGGGGCTGCCATTTATCTATGTAAGGTCCAAGCCCAAAGGTCATGGCATGGAAAACATGATCGAAGGAAAAGTCACAAAAGGCCAAAAAGTAGTCGTTATTGAAGACCTGGTCTCCACAGGAGGCAGCTCATTGAAAGCCGTTGAGGCCTTGAAAGCTTCTGGTTTTGACGTACTAGGCATGGCCGCTATCTTTACTTATGGTTTTGAAATTGCACGTCAAAATTTTGAAAATGCTGAGCTAAAACTAATTTGCCTCAGCGATTACGAGGCCATGCTGCCCCAAGCCATTGAAAACAACTATGCTTCGGATGAAGACCTACAATCCTTAGCAGAATGGAGAAAATCCCCCGATACTTGGGAAAAAGAATAG
- a CDS encoding NUDIX hydrolase — MRIFINDKPLDILSPAQLSKKKTFECVYDNPSDLPASVAFHDDVLITKPSKDIIIKLLYLLRTRKLKNLDSITIVSEDEKMLKSFIKSRFNIVKAAGGIVTKNEKVLFIHRLGKWDLPKGKFEKGETPEICAVREVEEECAVSVKRGKLICKTWHTYTQNRKSILKKTYWYAMECKDDSNMAPQREEGIDDIKWLSHHEAKVALVNSYPSMRYLYKCFLKMVPEVQTS, encoded by the coding sequence ATGCGAATATTCATCAACGACAAGCCTCTGGACATCTTATCCCCAGCGCAGCTGAGCAAGAAGAAGACGTTTGAGTGTGTTTATGACAATCCGTCCGATTTACCTGCCTCTGTTGCTTTTCACGATGATGTCCTGATTACCAAGCCTTCTAAAGATATTATCATTAAGTTGCTGTACTTGTTGCGGACACGAAAATTGAAGAACTTGGATTCCATCACCATAGTATCGGAGGATGAGAAGATGCTGAAATCATTTATAAAGAGTCGCTTTAATATTGTCAAAGCTGCAGGAGGAATCGTGACGAAAAACGAGAAGGTGCTTTTTATTCATCGATTGGGGAAATGGGATTTGCCAAAAGGGAAGTTTGAGAAAGGTGAAACCCCGGAAATTTGTGCGGTAAGGGAAGTAGAGGAGGAATGTGCGGTTTCGGTCAAGCGCGGGAAATTAATTTGTAAGACTTGGCATACTTATACGCAAAACAGGAAAAGCATTCTGAAAAAGACCTATTGGTATGCGATGGAGTGTAAGGATGATTCGAATATGGCTCCGCAGCGCGAAGAGGGGATAGATGATATCAAGTGGCTCAGCCACCATGAGGCGAAAGTAGCATTGGTCAATTCCTATCCATCCATGAGGTATTTGTACAAGTGCTTCCTGAAAATGGTGCCTGAAGTTCAGACTTCA